GTGCTTTTGGACCTTTTTGGTCTTTAGCAATTTCAAACTCAACTTTTTGCCCTTCTTCTAATGTTTTAAAACCATTAGATTGAATAGCTGAAAAATGAACAAAAACATCTCCTTGGCCATCATCTCTTGTGATGAAACCATAGCCTTTTTTTGAATCAAACCACTTAACTGTACCAGTGATACGCATGTGTCTAAAACCTCCAATAAAATATTAAAATTAACCTCTCTAAAAGAAGAGGTTTAAAGAAATACCTACTTTGATTTAGGTTTTGAGATGGGACTTTTTGATACTCCCCTTACTTCTTTAAACATCTTCTTTTTGTTATTTAAATAGTATGTTTCCATTTTTGTAAAAAGTCAATATTTAATTGCACTAAATAAGTGCAAAATTTCGTTATATATTTATTGTCAAATCAAATCCTTTAAATATCTGTAAAAGGGTATTTGGAGAGATATAAAGGGTGTAATAGTCCTCCCTGTGAATTACTGAGTTATATCAGCAATTCCAAATCCCTGATGTGTGTGGAATAATTTAGGGGGTACTATATGAAATACCTTCTCTAAAAGTAAAGGTAGGATTTATAACTCCTATATCTAATCCATTTTGTGATGGATGTTCAAAATTAAGACTTACAGCAGAAGGAAAGATTAAACTCTGTCTTAGAACCGATGAAGAGATACATGCGAAAGATATTATCAGAAAAGGCACAGATGAAGAACTTGATAACTTTATTCAACATCTCTTAATACAAAAAGAAATATCTAATCAAAATATACAAAAATCAAACTATGCCTTTTCTGATTGTGTCAGGGTTATGACAAGTATCGGTGGTTAATATTTAGGAACCGTAGGGTCTATATAATCAGACCAAGCATAAATACCGCCTTCTACGTTTTTAACCCTTGTAAAACCATTTTCCAGAAGCCATAATGTAGCTTGTAAGCTTCTATTTCCGGTTCTACAGAAAACATATATATCTTTATCTTTCGGTAAGCTATTTATAACTCTTGGCAAGCTCATAAGTGGAACGAGCATAGCTTCTTTTTCTTTTATTCTGGAAAAATTGTATTCCTGTGGTTCTCTTACATCTAATAATATAAAATCTTCTCCTTTATCAATCTTTTCTTTTAGCTCCTGCACTGAAATATGTATTTTCTTATAAGTTTCTTTATCTAA
This region of Venenivibrio stagnispumantis genomic DNA includes:
- a CDS encoding cold-shock protein — translated: MRITGTVKWFDSKKGYGFITRDDGQGDVFVHFSAIQSNGFKTLEEGQKVEFEIAKDQKGPKAQNVVRL
- a CDS encoding rhodanese-like domain-containing protein gives rise to the protein MFLDKETYKKIHISVQELKEKIDKGEDFILLDVREPQEYNFSRIKEKEAMLVPLMSLPRVINSLPKDKDIYVFCRTGNRSLQATLWLLENGFTRVKNVEGGIYAWSDYIDPTVPKY